In the Sorghum bicolor cultivar BTx623 chromosome 4, Sorghum_bicolor_NCBIv3, whole genome shotgun sequence genome, CTACTGGGGACAGAGCTGTATGATTCCCGGGCCATAGAACGGTAGAAAGGCCACCGCTTCGGAGTACTGGTGCAATGAACAGATGACTTTGCTTTCAAGGCATCTGAATGATGCGCTCCCTTTTGTAACTACGGTTCATGATTGTGCAGCCCAATAGCAGAGCATAAAGAGCGCTGATAGACGAAAGAGAACCATTTTATTATATATGACCCTGATTGCTAGTACATCAgataaggaaaaagaaaaaaagtgcaTAGTTTACAAGAACCAGCGAGGCAGTGAACCTAGGAAGGCCTAGTCGGGATCATCACGTCGCCATGATCAGTGTCCCGGATTTCATATCTAGATCAGAGGCTTAGAGCTCCATCTCGGTCACGAAGCTACAAGAGAGGAGAGTGGAGGCTACTGCTCTGATCTGTCCACATCAACATGTATACTACTACTACGTACTACAAGAACGAACTAAAGCGTGTAGGTGTAGTATTCGGACGATGGAGACGAGTATGGTGCGTAACCGTTGTCCGATCCGAGCGTGGAGTGCCCCAGGCGACGTGACGCGAGGCTGTCGTTTGACGGTTGGAACGTCTCAAAATCCGCCGGTGTACGGACacacggccgccgccgcgccgcgcgtGGGACCGCAACTCCACCGGGGCCGAAGCAATGATCAGTGATCAGTGATCACCCACTCCAGGGAAAAGGGGCCGTGCGCCGGTCAATTCGCCGCCTGGGACGGGGCTGGGAGTGGCACCGCGCCGCACGGGCACGGCCAGCCCTGAAGTCCCGAAGCAGAACTCCGGCGGCGGCCGCTGTTTCGCCAGTTCGCGTCACGCGAACATCCCACAGCCCACCCACGCAACCTGACATTTGCTGGGAGGCCAGGTGGTGCCACGATCACAGAGCCGTTCTCGTATCAGGCCAGGCCTGCACGGTTTGACTGGGCCATAATGGCCGAATCTGATTTTATGAGCCCGAGGATGGTGATACAAACTCCTTCCCAAGACACATTGCACCGACCAACACGCCGCCAAAGCAGTCGCCCTCGAGCTCACGAAGTCACGATCACGACACAATAACCCAGCGACCGTGAGCACCTACCGGTCTAAGCAACGCTAGCTGATCTCTTGACAGCAACCAGCTGGTTGTTTTCTCAAGCGAAGCTGTCTAACGTTTTCCGAGCCTCCTTGCATTGCTTACGGTCACACAACGTACGGCCTAGCTTGAAGTACAAAAGAAGGTAATAATGTTTTGTCTTTGGTTTATTGCTACAGTTATCGGTGAAGCTACGAACAGTACACTACATATTAGTATTAGTAGTGGCCAAATCCGAATTTAGATTCAGGAGGGATAAATACCAATTAGAGAGGTCATTTTGTTCCTTAAAACATATAATAATTGGCAATGGATCTAGTGCAAACTTATCTCCCGTGCAAACTCTGCAAACTCTAATCTGAACCGCAagatgttgatccaagggggcgcatgagagaggtggaaggagagATTTGTAAAAGTGTGATTAAGAGCGGGCGGTTAAGTGTAAAATTACTCAATCTCTCCCCGCCCCTTGGATCATTATCTTGtggtccagattagagtttgcacagtttACACGGGAGATGAGTTTGTACTAGATCCGTTGCCATCTTAAATTGCCTAGACTATCAGAAAAAAACACTAGACCACTTTGAATGAAAAGCATCATACAATTGCCATTTGGTTGTCGCATTCCTCCATTCGCTCCTGATGATGAAAATGTAGTGTCGTCATCTTGAGAGCTTTTGCGCCGCCTTGCTCCATCTGCTCTGTAACTGGACCCTTCTCTGTTGAATATATGAGTGTGGAACACATTAGGCAAATAATTTCAAATGGGAGCCTTAATCCTTTTTCCCTCAAAACACACAATGTTTATTGTCTTCCAAATTGACCAACAAACCACAGCCAATCTGACAAAGATCACCTGTTTTCTGCCCGACAAACACCGGTTAATCCACAACCAAAACTGTGTGAACAAACTCGATCTAATAGTTGCCCCAAAGATGAAGGATAGGATACTCCAAACATATTTGACAACAGGGCACTCAAACATTAAGTGTTTAACTGATAGAAGTTGTATCAGCGAAATAATGGTACTTTTTTACTATCAATATGAAAGACCAGTCAAAAATTGGATTCCCGCTGACGTCATTTGTGTAAATACATTTTCACAAGCGGTAACTTTATATCAACCACCGACAATGATAACTTTTTCCtagcaaaaaaaatatagaaaccaTTTAGACTGCAGAAGGGCTTAACACTAATGAGTTAGCTTAGAAATAAACTTGTTCTCTTAACACAACCAAAGCAAATACAAAAAAAACCTTTTAAACTATATTTAGGCAACTACTAATTTTGAGCACATTGTGCATCAACGACAAGCACAGAGAGGATGGTGGGGGTGGAAATTTTCACACGGTGACACAAAAAATAGGAGCATTATGGCTATACTAGGGCCGCAACCTCCCACACGTCATGGCCCACGGATATGGACATCGTTGATGTGGTCCATGACTAAGTCTAAGCCTAGGATAATTGAGGTCCACGACCATGGAGTAGTGGGAGACGTGGAGCAGCGACATTGTGTCGTCGTGTAGCTTTAGGGCCATGGCACCAGGTTGTGCCGGCTGCGCTACCTGTGCTCGGCAGCCCGAGCTATTGATGCGTCGTCAGTGCATTGGATTGGATCTTGTTGCACCAAGGAAGAGGGGAGTGAGATAGATGGAAGAGAAGATAGAATaagagaggagagagggagagagaaaatGAATGATTACCGGAAAAAAGGAAGGATGGATGAATACATGATTCACATATCTAGGTCCTCGCTCGAGAAAGATCACTGAGTTTATAGTCAGGCGTCCTCTTTTGTCGCACAAATAGTTCAAGTAATGGGAACGTGCACCTTAAATTTATTCTCAGATCAAAATAAGATACTCTTTTTTTTACGAAAAAGTCGGACTAAGTTGAGCTCACATGTTCATATGTTAGTTCTAGTGCTGCATAGCAGCCATAGTGCAGTATCCTACCAACAACAGGCGGTAGAACAGAGATAATTACAAATGAATGTCTCGAGTAAGCACATTAAGACATCAACATTTCTAATAATTATGCCTTAGCACACCCCGTTGCAGCTAGCTTAGAAAACCATCAATGATACCAACATgttttatatatttagttaaaattaaaattgtttGATTTCTGAAGAAGTAAAATGCCAGTTTCCTGCAAGGtagaaagtaaaaaaaaaaaactgctccACGCCCTACGTGATGTTTTTTTATacgggggtgtttggttggagttggtaaagtttaacaggtattgtaacattttcgttttatttgaaaatttttatccaatcatagattaattatatttaaaagatttgtctcgcaaattactctctaggtGTATTTTAAGTTTtgtaaataatttatatttaatactctatgtgtctaaatattcaaCCATGTTTTAAATAGTGAGCTAAGGTCAAAGTGTTTAGCGTTTTATAAACCGTAATTAGCGTACTTTAGCGACAAATTGTGCATGAACGCAAATAGCGGCGTAATTTTTTTCAAGCTATTTCGGTCTATAGCGGCAAAAATAACGagctattttttttctataatattcaatgtgacggacGATAAAGTTTATCCGACGAAACCAAACATCCCGTATGATAGCTACGCGACGTTGCACAGGCAGACACAAAAACAATACCGCACCACGCATTACGCGCCCCCGGATTTTCGCGGAAGATCAGTCCGCTTCGGCTCGGCTCACTCACCCGCCAATCTTTACGTGCTCCAGAAGCCTTTCCCCATTCCATTCTCCCGTCTGCGCTGCGCACGACCGCGACCCATCCATCCATATCGTCGTCATCCCCGCCCGTCCCTCGACGCCCAGCCGTCCGATCCGCATCCCGGATCCATCCCAGCCGCCCGCCGGCTCTGCCACTGCCACCCTTCCCCCGGCTGGGAGATCCCCTTTGCCTTTTCGAAACCACCCTCCtcggctcctcctccttcgGGACCGATGGCAAACACGGCCACGCCCACGGCCCCGGCCTTTTCCTCCCCTCCTCTCTAGATCGCGACGAAGCGGACTCCCCCCTCCCTCCTGCCTGAGCGAAGCGGACTCAGGGACGCGTCCCCGCCGCGAGGCCTGATCGATCCCTCGGTTTTTGGCGGTAGGGGCAATGCTGCGTGCATCGAGCTGCTGCTGATCACGACTGGTGAGTCGTTTCGCTCCGATCCGCTTGATTGGTGGCGTTTTCGGGAGGCTTCCCGCGCGATTAGGCGGCGCGCAGCTCAATTTGGGTTCTGTGCGGCCGGACGTGTCGGATTCTGCTTTGGTTGGTGTGTTCTTGCGCCCCAATTTGCGCGGTGTGGCGTTGGCAGAGCTTGTTGCTCCAGGGCTTTGATGTGATAGTGGATCAGCGAATATTTTTTATGCTGAACCTTTGTAGTTGGTATATGCGTTTCGTGTGAGGTAGAAAAGGTTCGGTTCTGCTTAACCGTGTACTGGAATTGCTACTCTGACGGTTTTGGCAGAGCAATTTTGTAGTACTAGTTATTAGAGCAATTCTGAAAAAGGTATGGTCCCAATTTAGTATGATCGTTCCAATTTCATGGGGCTTGGGTATTTTTTGGTGGGGATTTTGTCTCCGTCTCCATAACTCGGTCTCTTTATCTACTTGTATATAGTATGTTGTAAAAACATGGGGAATCCATGGTCAATGTACGAGTTCTTAGTTCTTACACAGGTTTAGAGTCGGCTAATGGTTTCTAGTGTGAATTAAACGGTGGGGATTACTATTTTGGGTACATAGCTGTGATCAGTGAAACTTGGATAGGCTTTATTTTGCAAAAGACTCTGCTTTGGGCTTGTTCCCTTCTATTATTCTCAGTGTTGCCTAGACACAGGTTTCTTACATAACACTAGCTCCCAGTTCATTTTATCATCTAGGGGCAACTGGTTCTGTGGCTTGTTGCTGAGAAACTCACTAAAAATGTCTTGTGTACCATTTGCACGATGCATGATTGACTAGTTCTGCCCCAACTAATCTATACCTACATCAAGAGCACGAGACTTTGGTATAATGCAAGAATTCGCTTTTTACTACAAAGTTTATAGTCTAACACAAGATTGAGATCATGGAAACAAGGATTATGCAACAATCCTTGTTGCTTGGTAATAACATGTTGATTTCTCTCTGCATTCTATTTTATCAACTATTCAACATTATGCTCTTGATTGAGTGATTCATAAATGCATCCACACTGAAGTAGAATTGATTGCTTAATCAAGCTTTCACTGTTTTGTACTTTAATTATTAAAGTTTGATCACTACCAATGTACAATGACCTAACACCACGCATAGAGTGCATCCTTTTGTTCATCTCCTTTTTATTCAGAATGCCATCTTTTCATTTGTCTACCCAGAATTAGTCTTCGCATGTGCTATAACCTTGTGTACCTTTGTTTGTTCTGAGATTGATGAAATTGATCACCATATAATCCTATGAATTTATAATTTTGAATTCACTTGCAGATTATAGGTTTTAATATTTGCATATTTTGATTGCTACAAGTTTTGGATGAAGTTAGCACTTATCTATGGAAGTTGACAACTCACATGGCACTCTAATTAATAAAAGTGAAGAGAATGACTTTGAAAAGAAAGGCACTTCTGATCCTGTGGTTTATCAGCTAGTTCGGGTAAGTTCTTAGTTAATTATATGCTTTGCCGGTCACATGTGTCGATATAAAAAACATAGCAGGACAATGCTAGTTGCTTACTTGAGTCTTTTGAGAAACACTTGCTTTAAATATGTTCAGGTTGAAGGTGATGGAACACTTGTTCCTGCTACAGAGGATGATGTTTTGCAGTTTGAACATTTCCTTCataatgatgagaaggttgaTCTTCCTTCTATTGAAGATGTAGGCCATGTGGAAGAGTTTTTCAACAATGACTGCATGTTACTGAAGAAGCCTGACTTGGAAGGTGATGCCAATAGAGTTTTTCAGCTATGAACTACTGCTTTGTTACATGTTTTATTTTGGGTATCACTTCTATAGAACAGGACTTTATGCTGTCTCATTGGAATACTGCCTGCTAGCCTAGAACTTGACAAGATTCctttattaatatttaattcAACTTCTTTGACTTCGTCTGATGTTTACTGTTTACTAAACTTGTTCAGATGGATCTTCCAAATTGGAGACTGTAGAAGTACACACACAAAAATTGGGTGCCGACTTAGAGGTATATTCTTTGTCTCTTGTTCGCCATAATTGTCTTATCTGCCATAATATGTTTATGCTACTAGATAGTgtttttttgtagaattttaagTTGAGCGTTCAATTCGCCTATATATAATGTTAAATTTAATTGAAACTACTTTTGTACATATTCAAGTCAACTCAGCTTTAAGAAGATCCACATAATTGCACAGGAAAACAGATTACAGTCATTGGATGATTCCCTTAGTCCTCCCTCAGAGTGTAGAGTTATTCATAGTCAGCATTCAGATAAATTGCTTACAGAACAAGGGGACAATGTGACTCGACAGGACAATGCTTCAACTGAGACTACAAAATCAACAGTGTTAAATGAATCTTGCAGTGCTGAAAAAGACAAGGCTGATGCCTGCTCAAGACCTGTGTGCGACACATCTACGGATCCATCTGTTTCTGGAGTTAATAGTTCCATGCCTGATTTTTCCATATTAAGAGGAGAAGTCTGTTTGGATGATCTTACTATTAGAGAACTTCAGGAGGCATTTAGAGCCACGTTTGGCCGGCAGACTACTGTCAAAGACAAGATATGGCTCAAAAGACGGATTACAATGGGCTTGACTAATTCATACGATGTTCCTAGTTCAGGTTGTGTAGTTAAAGACTACAAAATTGTTGGCAAGGATGCCAAAAAAGACATATCAGACATGGATGAAAGATCTAAGATTGGGCTTAGAGCTACTTCTCTAGTTATATATCCAGGAAACGATGGGGACTCGCCGTCTAGCTCTTACTATCAGAGTGAGGACCAGCAAGATTCTTCCAAGAGAGTTGAAAGAGTACAAATCCATAATGATGAACCACAAGGAAATCTGCTAGGCAAGCAATGCACTAACAAGCGAACTAGAAAGCCAACAAAAAGATACATAGAGGAGCTATCAGACATTGAGACTCATGACTCCACTGTAAAAATCTCTTCACCAGCAAAAAGGCCTGCACATGATGAAGTGTTAATGAAACCGCGGGTCGCACCTTTCAATGAGGCTGATTCTCTGGGCACAATCTATCCTACTAGAAAGGATACCCTTGGAGGATTTAGTGTACATGTTCCTTACGTTTCAAGGATGAGAAGGGGGCGCCCTAGGAAGGACTTCATTTCATTTGCGGTAATAATCTACGTATGAATCATTTGTTTTAACAGTTATGCCCAATTTGATGAtcctttattattattattattattatcatgaAACAAGACAGATGCCAAATTATGTCCATTTCTTATCTCTTTTATTGAAGTGCCTTCAGCTAATACTGCACCATTAGCCAGCTTTATTTCTCAGAATGATAATCACTTGCACATAATTTCTTTCGTCTTAATTGAgcggcagagctcctgccattgtttttttaaaaaatcactTGCATAAAGCTTTTTGGTTTAATTCAGCTCTGTAATTTCCAACATGACCCATCAATAAGACATAAAAACAGAACTTTCTTTTCAATATTCCAGTCCTAGTTCCAATctggtatctttttttttttcgtcATCCAAAACCTACCTCATTTTGATTACCCTTAAAAGTTAAAACCCTTATGCAAATTTAGCAATCGTTGATCAATTCATCTTTTGTTTCTAAAATCCAATCTGGTTCAGCATGTGAGTTTTTCCTGTATGCATTTTTTGGTGTAGGGTGTAGGCATTTGTTATGCATAATTAGTATGAAAGACTTGCTGTGCCATGCTCCAAACTAAAATGGATGTAGTAAATTGCAACATATTTTATTGTTCATGTTTGGTTGTCTTGTATTTCCTTGCTAAACTTGTTCTCACTACCTTTTATAACAGGATAAGGAACCCTCGGTTGAACCTAAAGGGATTCAGACAGCAGTTGAGGTGATATTGGAGAAAGATGGTGACAAGGGAAACCACCTGAGGAAAGCACCTGAAGTTCCAGTAAAGGTACACAATaagcctttttcatgtttacaaATTGTTGCAAGTAAATGCAAGCTGTAGAAGCTATGCAAGTAAATGGAAATAGATCTTGAATACCTTCAACAAATTGGCTGTTACAGTTTTGCATGTTCCGTACATGTATTAACTCGTTTTTCCTTCTCAACCATGTTCTGCACATGTATTAACTCGTTTTTCCTTCTCAACCCACTGCCAGGTAAGTTCTGAGAAAGGGCATATAGAAGCAGTTGATAGTGAAGGGGTTCGGAACCTACAAGCAAAGCTTTACAGTGCTGTTGCCAAACCTAAAATAAACCGGGGTTTAACGCGGAAGCATCATCGAGCATGGACATTGTGTGAGGTCGTGAAGCTGGTTGATGGTGTGGCTCGGTTTGGAGCTGGCAAGTGGTCTGAGATCAGAAAACTGTCCTTTGCCTCATATTCTTACCGCACTTCAGTGGATCTCAAGGTGCATTTGCTTGTACAGCTGAAATTTACTCACTGCGATTTCATTTTCCAATCAAACATTGAAACTTTCTATTTATTCAGGACAAATGGCGTAACCTGATCAGAGCAACCAAGACACAGCTTCCGGCACAAAAAGACGTAATCACCTGTCCCTTTTCAAGGCACATGAGCATCgttatttattaatttatttatctATTCCTATCGTTTATCCTGCATTTATTTGCTTCCTGATGTTTGATTGTGCCTTCAACTCCTCTTAGCAGGGTGCCTGTCCGCGGAAGATTAACCCTTCTATCATACCAATACCACCATCCATTTTGTTGCGAGTGAAGGAGC is a window encoding:
- the LOC110434400 gene encoding uncharacterized protein LOC110434400 isoform X1; its protein translation is MEVDNSHGTLINKSEENDFEKKGTSDPVVYQLVRVEGDGTLVPATEDDVLQFEHFLHNDEKVDLPSIEDVGHVEEFFNNDCMLLKKPDLEDGSSKLETVEVHTQKLGADLEENRLQSLDDSLSPPSECRVIHSQHSDKLLTEQGDNVTRQDNASTETTKSTVLNESCSAEKDKADACSRPVCDTSTDPSVSGVNSSMPDFSILRGEVCLDDLTIRELQEAFRATFGRQTTVKDKIWLKRRITMGLTNSYDVPSSGCVVKDYKIVGKDAKKDISDMDERSKIGLRATSLVIYPGNDGDSPSSSYYQSEDQQDSSKRVERVQIHNDEPQGNLLGKQCTNKRTRKPTKRYIEELSDIETHDSTVKISSPAKRPAHDEVLMKPRVAPFNEADSLGTIYPTRKDTLGGFSVHVPYVSRMRRGRPRKDFISFADKEPSVEPKGIQTAVEVILEKDGDKGNHLRKAPEVPVKVSSEKGHIEAVDSEGVRNLQAKLYSAVAKPKINRGLTRKHHRAWTLCEVVKLVDGVARFGAGKWSEIRKLSFASYSYRTSVDLKDKWRNLIRATKTQLPAQKDQGACPRKINPSIIPIPPSILLRVKELNELQSQGGGFTAPVKFSGQDRKVLQGKGSGFL
- the LOC110434400 gene encoding uncharacterized protein LOC110434400 isoform X2, giving the protein MEVDNSHGTLINKSEENDFEKKGTSDPVVYQLVRVEGDGTLVPATEDDVLQFEHFLHNDEKVDLPSIEDVGHVEEFFNNDCMLLKKPDLEDGSSKLETVEVHTQKLGADLEENRLQSLDDSLSPPSECRVIHSQHSDKLLTEQGDNVTRQDNASTETTKSTVLNESCSAEKDKADACSRPVCDTSTDPSVSGVNSSMPDFSILRGEVCLDDLTIRELQEAFRATFGRQTTVKDKIWLKRRITMGLTNSYDVPSSGCVVKDYKIVGKDAKKDISDMDERSKIGLRATSLVIYPGNDGDSPSSSYYQSEDQQDSSKRVERVQIHNDEPQGNLLGKQCTNKRTRKPTKRYIEELSDIETHDSTVKISSPAKRPAHDEVLMKPRVAPFNEADSLGTIYPTRKDTLGGFSVHVPYVSRMRRGRPRKDFISFADKEPSVEPKGIQTAVEVILEKDGDKGNHLRKAPEVPVKVSSEKGHIEAVDSEGVRNLQAKLYSAVAKPKINRGLTRKHHRAWTLCEVVKLVDGVARFGAGKWSEIRKLSFASYSYRTSVDLKDKWRNLIRATKTQLPAQKDGACPRKINPSIIPIPPSILLRVKELNELQSQGGGFTAPVKFSGQDRKVLQGKGSGFL